GCCGTTCACGGCCACGGCAGACGGAATGCCCGTTTCCTTGCCGAGCTTGGCGTGTTCGCGCAGGTGGCGGTGTTCGCCGTGCATCGGGATCAGCATCTGCGGCTTGATGATGCCGTGCACCGCCTGCAGGTCGGGCCGGTTGGCGTGACCTGACACGTGGTAATCCCCACCGTGATCATCCACCACGTCCACGCCCATTTCGGAATAGGCGTTCATGATGCGGATCACGCCGCGTTCGTTGCCGGGGATGGTTTTGGAGGAGAAGAGGAAGGTATCGCCTTCTTTCATCTCAAGCCCCAGGTATTTGCCACGGCTCAGCTGGGCCGAGGCCGCGCGGCGCTCGCCCTGGCTGCCGGTCACGATCAGCATCAGGTTCTCGCGCGGGATCTCCGCCGCTTCTTCTGCCGACACGGTTTTCGGAAAATCGCCCAGGATGCCGGTTTCTTCCCCGGCGGTGATCATCCGACGCATGGCGCGGCCCAGCAGGCAGACCGAACGGCCCGCCGCCTGCCCCGCTTCCGCGAGCGATTTCAAGCGCGCGATGTTGGAGGCGAAGGTGGTGGCCACGATCATGCCCTCGGCCTGCGCCACCAGCTCTTTCAGCGGTGCTGCGACACTGGCTTCCGAGCGGCCCGCATGGGGCGAGAAGACGTTGGTGGAATCGCAGACCAGCGCCTTGACGCCCGGCTTGGCCACCGAGGCCCAGAGATCCGGGTCAAAAGGCTCGCCGATCACCGGCGTCTGGTCCAGCTTGAAATCGCCGGTGTGCACGATGCGGCCCGCGGGCGTGTCGATCACGAGGCCGGAGCTTTCGGGGATCGAGTGCGAGACCGGCAGGTAGCCCACCTTGAAGGGGCCGGCTTCGATCATCTCGGGAAAGGCGGACGCGGTGATCACCTCATCCTCGGGCTGGCCGGCGTCCTCCATTTTGCGGCGTGCGTGCCAGGCGGTGAAGCTGCGCGCGTAGACGGGTTTGCCCAGTCGCTGCCAGAGATGGCCGACACCGCCGACGTGATCCTCGTGGGCATGGGTGATGAAGATCGCCTCCAGCCGGTCCGCGCGTTCGGCGATCCAGCTGATGTCCGGCAGGATCAGATCCACCCCCGGCGTGCTGTCCATGTCGGGGAAGGTCACGCCCAGATCCACGAGGATGTAGCGCTCCTTGCCCTTCGGCCCGTAGCCGTAGACATAGCAGTTCATGCCGATTTCCCCGGCACCGCCGAGGGGGAGATAGATCAGACGCGAGTCACTCATGAACTGCCCAATTCCTTGTTGTATTCGTGGATGACGGTCAGACCATGCATCGTCAGATCGTCTTCGAAATGGTCAAATAGGGCATCGCCCTGCTGGAACAAGGGCGCCAGACCGCCGGTGGAGATCACCTTCATCGGGCGCGCGCGTTCCTCCTTGATGCGGGCACATACGCCATTCACGAGGCCAACGTAACCCCAGAACACCCCCGATTGCATACAGGCCACCGTGTTGGTGCCCACGACGCGCGCCGGTTTCGTCACGTCCACGTGGGGCAGCGCAGCCGCCGCCTCGTGTAGGGCTTGCAGCGAGAGGTTCACGCCGGGCGCGATCACCCCGCCCACATAGGCACCATCAGTATCGACCACGTCGAAGGTGGTGGCGGTGCCGAAATCCACCACGATCAGATCGCCGCCGTATTTGCTGAAGCCCGCTACCGTGTTGACCAGCCGGTCCGGGCCCACCTGCGTGCCCTCGTCCACGCGCACATCCACCGGCAGGCGGCATTCAGGCTTGCCCACCACGAGGGGGCGGCAGCCGAAGTAGCGGTCGGAGAAGACGCGCAGGTTGAACACCACGCGCGGCACGGTGGAGGAGATGATCACCTCGGTGATATTGGCCTCGATCTTCTGGAAATTCATCAGCGTCGAAAGCCAGACGTAATACTGATCCGCCGTCCGCTGGTGTTCGGTGGAGGTGCGCCATGTGGCGACAAAGGATGTGCCATCCCAAATCGAGAAGACGGTGTTGGTGTTGCCGCAGTCGATGCACAGAAGCATGCGGGCCTCCTTGCGCTATTGGTGCTCTAGAAAAAGACGTCCGCCGCGGGGATGGACAGGCGTCCGGCAGGCGTCTTCAACACGAGGTTGCCTGCGGTGTCTACCGTTTCAAAGGTGCCCTGATGGCTTTCGCTCATGGTGCGCGCGGTGATCGGCTCGCCCAGTCTGGCGGCGCGCGCGAGCCAGGCTTCGCGGATCGGGGCAAAGCCGTAGGTGGTGAACTGCGCTTCCCAGCGGGCATAGGCCGGGGCGAGCAGGTCCAGAAACTCTTCCGGTGTCACCCGCGCGCCGGTCTCGCTCAGCAGGCTCACAGGCGGCGTTGCGCCAGCTTCCACCTCATCCCGGCCCGGCGCGGCGGCGAGGTTCACCCCGATGCCGATGCAGAGATGCAGCGCGCCGCCCGTATGGCCGAGGCTTTCGAGCAGGATGCCCGCCACTTTGCCACCATTGAGCAGCACGTCATTGGGCCATTTCAGCGCGAACATCTGGCTGCGCCCGGTTGCGGCCACGAAGGCCTCCCAAAGCGCGAGCGAGGCCACGAAGGAGCGCAGGGCGATCACGTCGGGCGACTCCGTCGGGCGCAGCACCAGCGTGGCCGAGAAATTGCC
The sequence above is drawn from the Pseudoruegeria sp. SHC-113 genome and encodes:
- a CDS encoding ribonuclease J; its protein translation is MSDSRLIYLPLGGAGEIGMNCYVYGYGPKGKERYILVDLGVTFPDMDSTPGVDLILPDISWIAERADRLEAIFITHAHEDHVGGVGHLWQRLGKPVYARSFTAWHARRKMEDAGQPEDEVITASAFPEMIEAGPFKVGYLPVSHSIPESSGLVIDTPAGRIVHTGDFKLDQTPVIGEPFDPDLWASVAKPGVKALVCDSTNVFSPHAGRSEASVAAPLKELVAQAEGMIVATTFASNIARLKSLAEAGQAAGRSVCLLGRAMRRMITAGEETGILGDFPKTVSAEEAAEIPRENLMLIVTGSQGERRAASAQLSRGKYLGLEMKEGDTFLFSSKTIPGNERGVIRIMNAYSEMGVDVVDDHGGDYHVSGHANRPDLQAVHGIIKPQMLIPMHGEHRHLREHAKLGKETGIPSAVAVNGTMLDLTGDLPQVVDYVETGRTYLDGSVKIGAMDGVVRDRIRMALNGHVIVTVIIDEEDEPLGEPWVELMGLPEMGTSGAPLVDVLEGELTQLMMRMKSKTLTNDDKIEEDLRRATRRAAQDEIGKKPEVTVIISRLV
- a CDS encoding type III pantothenate kinase translates to MLLCIDCGNTNTVFSIWDGTSFVATWRTSTEHQRTADQYYVWLSTLMNFQKIEANITEVIISSTVPRVVFNLRVFSDRYFGCRPLVVGKPECRLPVDVRVDEGTQVGPDRLVNTVAGFSKYGGDLIVVDFGTATTFDVVDTDGAYVGGVIAPGVNLSLQALHEAAAALPHVDVTKPARVVGTNTVACMQSGVFWGYVGLVNGVCARIKEERARPMKVISTGGLAPLFQQGDALFDHFEDDLTMHGLTVIHEYNKELGSS
- a CDS encoding biotin--[acetyl-CoA-carboxylase] ligase, producing the protein MSADPWPLGYGRRVLAELDSTNAEAVRIAPTLAGPEWILALKQTAGRGRRGRVWKAPEGNFSATLVLRPTESPDVIALRSFVASLALWEAFVAATGRSQMFALKWPNDVLLNGGKVAGILLESLGHTGGALHLCIGIGVNLAAAPGRDEVEAGATPPVSLLSETGARVTPEEFLDLLAPAYARWEAQFTTYGFAPIREAWLARAARLGEPITARTMSESHQGTFETVDTAGNLVLKTPAGRLSIPAADVFF